The Anolis carolinensis isolate JA03-04 chromosome 2, rAnoCar3.1.pri, whole genome shotgun sequence genome contains the following window.
tctcaaactacatttccccctGTCATGGGTACTTATGTTCACCATGGTGGCTGATTTCTCTCCAGCATCCTATCTAGACACAAAAGCATGACTGACAAGAGACTAGGTCACTTCTTCATCCTGTATGATGCATAATGCTAAGCAACCATCCAACCAAGATTAAAGCAATATTAAGTTCCACTAACCTTAGGGAGTGAAAAAAGCCATAAGTTTTCAAGCCACAAGAGGACtatagggggaaaaaaacaacagaaatatgATAGGATTTCACAGTGAACTTTTTAATGGAATAATCTCTGTCCAAAAACAAATGAGGCTGTACACATGCTGTCTTTAAGTTTCTCACATagactggagagagagaaaataatccAAGAATTAGGGCAAAGTTTTGGCTCAAATACTACTTCTAGACAACTTTTTGGGTCACAGTGGCTTGAAGTTCTTCCATCTGCATTCTTCAGGCTGGCTCCACTCACTATAGCTAGTTCCAGTTCTCAAAAACATTCTAATTGGTTTCATATTTATTCAGTTTTTGCCTTATATATAGCTAGTAAGAGCCTAAGGGAACTCACATCTGCTAACAGACTGGGTGTTTGCACTAATCACCTAACAAGGTAGGTAGAGGCtccttatatatacatatatataaagtaTTAGCTATTTGTAATGGAAACTCTTAAGGTTCAATAGCAGCATTTACTtcagaacaaaaagaaaatcagTGCGTAAAGGGCATAAGGAGATTTATAAATACAGAATTGTGCTCCTTGAATTCAAGAAGACTTGTTCCCAGATCAATTATCTTCAATATCTGAAATCAAAAGAGTAAAATTAGTTGCCAGCTCCTGAGATAAAAAAAATGTCATATTGGGGATGGCTTGCAGGAAGAAGCTAAAATGGtttcaaatggaaaaaaaatcaagaaaggaGTCTTGCAGTTATGGGGTCAGAGACTAGTACAAAATTGTCTATTAATGTGGGTTTTGGACTAGTTCCTTTCCCAAAGAAAGCTCAGATGCTGGGCAGTTACCATTTGAATATCCCACAATCCCATCCCCCTGGTGTAGTGTAAACTGAAAAGAAGAGGGTTGTGGAAGAGGTATAGCTGGGCTGCTTGCTTTTGTGGCAATTGGCTCAAAAGCAACAGATTGCCCAAATCAGCTTTGTCACCCCCTTGGCGACTAGCAGTTCAATGTACTTCTAAGTAAACATGGTTAGGCTGCCATTGTTTTAggagacagggtgacttggaactGGGGGCTTTATCTGTGTTCACACTGCTACATTGGCTTTGGTTCTAGTGTATATTTTTCTGTGTTTCTTTCCACTTCATGGCAGCAAGTGAGCATCTGCAAGTGAACAGGTGCCTTGCATTTCCTACCCCCTTCTGAGGTGAACAGGGATCTCTTCTCTCCAACCTGCCGAAGATGAATAAAATAATTGTTTATGAACATGAAGACTTCAATGGACTTCGTAAAGAATTCATTTCAGATGTTCCTGACCTAGGAAGTGTGGATTTTGGAGATTGTATTTCATCCCTGAAGGTGATTGGGCAACCTTGGCTGGCCTTCCGCGATGCCAACTACCAAGGGCCTCCTGCTGCATTTGAGGAAGGGGAGTACAAGCACATCCCCTTAAATAATCAGATTTCTTCTCTCCGGTTAGTGACTGAAGACTTGGAAAATCCTCAGATCACGCTTTATCAGAATAAAAAATTTGAAGGGGAGAGCAAAGTGATAACAGAGGAAACCAACCTGACTTACGGATATTTCAATAACAAGGCATCTTCCCATATTGTCCAGAGAGGGGCCTGGCTACTCTATGAAAATGCCAATCGAAGTGGCTGGTTCTGTATAGCTCGGGAAGGAACAAAAAATCCCGATTATGGCCCAATATTCAATTTCCACGATAAGTGTTCCCATGTATATCCCCTTAAAGCCGGTCGGCCTGTTATCACCACCAAGATCTTATGGGATCGCAAAAAGGTAGAAAGCGAGAGTGAAGTGTTGATCGATGAATTCAGTGGCATTAATGCCACAGATTATGAGCAAACATTCACCAGTAGCAACAGCAGAGTCTATGAAGCAGCCACGAGCCACAGTTTTAAATTTTTGGTGCCCAACTTGCACATAGATGAGAAATTTAACTTATCCATAGATCCAAACACAACCATCACAGTGGAGAAAGGAAAACCAGAGTCTACTCTCACTGTAGATAAAGTTGAGGTGACTGTGCCGGTCAAGATCCCACCACATTCAGAACTGAATGTCCAGGTGATGAGGAAGCTAGTCACAGCCTCCGCTCCTGTGGAAATAAGCATTACCAGGAATGGGAAGAGAAAGACCGAGATTGGAGAGTATCGAAGTGTGTCAGGGCGTAGCATTAATACTAAGTATGTTGTTAAGCCAATTGAGATGAAAAAGCAAATATAGACTCAATATACATtgagccctccatattcacagaaGATACCATCCTTTTTTAGCTAAAAAGAAGAAGATACAATTCTGGCTGGACTGCGGTTTCTctcgaatccatggatacaactgAATGGTATTAAATTATATAATTTGCATTCCCAGCATACTATACAGTTGCATTGGAagacttagagatttctagatcaCTCTTTAGGAATATtttcctccaatgcaactctattgCAACTTTGGGATGATGCATACCATAGAATCGCCTGGAAGACCAAGTAAATTCCTTGACAAACAATTTCCCTCCAGGTGCAAGTAAGTGAAATCACAAATATGAGTTACAGCATTACAGGGTCTTGCTGTactatcatgtcagcttttcatttttgtttgtagTTGAGCATCCAAAATTGTGACTATACTTATCCTGAAGTGCATTTATCTACATTTAATCCATTATATACTCTACTCCAAAATTGTTAAAGTTTTATCTGTTGAAATGTGCCAATTTTAAATATTGGACTCCACTTTAGCCTAAATGTGTACTCACCAGTAAGGCAACCAAGAGCCACTTAGGGCCTGGCGAAGTCTATGTGTGTCTCCAAGTGGGGATGCTAGGTTTTCAAACAGCAATAGGTAGGTACAGCTCATTAATGGCTCAGCTGGCTCATTGCTGGGCCAGCTCATTAATGGCTCATATATACACGAGACAAGTCTGTATAAAGCCTACTTCAAGTCTTGTGAGATATAGTGCTCTTATGAAAGTTTCAGGCTTGCAAATAGATTTTCTGGATGCCTGGAACCTTCTGGGGAtagggggaggaagggaggaggcaaCTTTCCTTTTATGAGGCCTGAGAAGTCTATGTGGAATTTCCCCATGTATGACTTGCTTCAATCAGCTTCACTGATAGAACTGAGAGAAGAAATAACAGACCTGAGCTGTTCCCACAATCGATGGACCCAAATGGCATTTGGTATGCATTCGAGGTCAATTTGCAGCATATCAAATATTTGCAGGCTGCTCTGTGTGAGTGTGGTTGATGGATGTTTTTCCTATTCTCACCAGATCAAAACATATGGGTGTTGGGGTGGCTTTGCCTCAAAGGCATGCAACATAGTTGGCCTCTTGATTCACCCAACAGCTCTGCACACTGGTGGAGAGCCTGCTGAGAGGATATTATTGAAATGCATTCTGGCAAGCACACCTTTACTagttttatctctctctctctccccccccccctttatgctgtctgtgttggaaatagcaaccttcttcaagctccACTAGTAATTCGTTTATACAGTATATGATtctgcttactgtattgtatatgtatgttttgataTGCAGCTTTCTCTTTACTCTATGCTTGTTGAGGTTGTGggtggggctgcagaccacatgatcagatctggaaCTACTctgagctcagactccattttagacttAAGACTCCATTACAGCAAAGATGTTAGACTCCGTTAGAGCATAGACGTCATGAGACTCCATCAAAGCAGAGACGCCATGAGActggactgttaagagcaaactcatgttgctctTGATTGTAAGAAAGATGTCCTGTAttatctacacagagaaactacttcaaacctatctgtaactggattgacaagttatgtacctgtatgctgaatacatgaaggttgtgagtaaaccaaatatgttacttttaacgaaATCTACTTTAATTTTGTCTCTTGAgggcatgatatagaaacaaggtattttatgggagagtagatgattttgggcactgaaaagaacactgcaaagaactgctatattttgtgcattggcataatctctgttcctaacagattagAGATGACGATAACCTAGTCATCTctaatctgttaggaacagagattatgccaatctAACAACTGAAAACCAAATTGCCTTGAATTAGGACATGTGGTTATATACCAAtaaagagaagattttactcaaacgagtttttggctcttctctggaagatcatactttacaaaaggatatgattttcaaatggttgtgaatgctatttttctccaaaagtttatggagattctggttttcaaaAAGGTTACAATCCCTAAAAAAGTCATGCATTTCCAAAAGTCTGAAAATTGTTCTGATTAATACAATGGATTGAAAAAAGTCCTCTATATGTGATTATGCCAAATGTCTGAATCTCAGTATTAGCCAAGGGAGGAAATGGCTATCATTTGCATTCTTCTTGTGCCTCAAATTGAACCATAAAACTGAAAGAGCACATTCAAGGAACCATGACTACTGCAGGAGTTTATATTCAGTGTGTTTCTGATCCAAGCCTATTTGCTCTGCTTATTCTGGGatggaagagaaagaaatcaTAATGTATTACATCCCACCAGGAAAAAAGCCTGTAGCACAGGCCATACACTACATGGAGCACCACATTCCCTGTAGCCTCcatttagcctacaaagcccacATTGTGACCCAACCATTTATATGAGAAAATCTTCCTTACATCCTGATGAAAACCATCCTTTGGCTGGCATCCCGTTAGTGTCATAGGTAAGCATATGCATTTTTTGTAGTTATTGCAGGCATTGTATgtataggttaaggtaaaggttttcccctgacattaagtctagtagtgtttgactgtgggggttggtgctcatctccatttctaagccgaagagctggcgttgtccgtagacacctccaaggtcatgactgcatggagcgccgttaccttcccgctggagtggtacctattgatctactcacatttgcatgttttcaaactgctagattggcagaaaccgaggctaacagcaggagctcatcctgcttctcggattcgaactgccaaccttttggtccacaaattcagcagctcggcagtttaacctgctgcaccattgcAGTATGCATATGTAACTAATTTTCCATAATTGAGAAGATACACAATCTTATGATGTTAGTAAGGTGTCATTCCAAATCAACTATTCGAATAAGAACTGGCATCCACACTTGTAggtttaactttttttaaaaaatatttgattaTTTGCTGATTTGCTGATAAATAaggtctctctaggaatctctaggttatccagtgcaactctgtggtcaacttccacttcAGCAGTCAGGCTGGAGGAccaagatattcctagagagatgttctttcagcttgaaaaaaaaagctttaaatccccccccacacacacacacacacacgcacacacattttccattttttaagaGGTCTGTTCCCCATGTCCTGTGAACAAGGGCAGCTCAAGCCATATGCCAACTACGCGGTGGTGGAAGGCGCAAGAGCCGGCAAAGCCTGGAAGGGCGCAGCACCGGGCTCCCTTCCTGGCTCTTCCGCCCTTTTTGTGCCTTGCTCCGTTAACTGTGTCCCCCGGGCACCTCTCTCTCTTTTCCGCCCTCCAACGCCCAGAAGCAGCAGCGGGCTCAGCCCTTTGTTTCCCACCACCAGGCTTCTGGatcccctggcgccctccctcttctccctccttccttcctcttttcccagcTCTCCCTTTCTGCAAGGAAGGAAtgccttgcagccaggctttgaagctgcaaggctatttaatgttaatcaaggtggccaattgcaacattcacacctgcctcagacaagagttccttttcccaccctgaacattccacagatatataaaccccacttgccttgtttccaacagacctcacaaccactgagggtgcctgccatagatgcaggcaaaacgtcaggagagaatgcttctggaacatggtcatacagccctgaGAACCGCCATCTTGATCGGGCCATGCGCGGGCtgtggagggggcggggcctaagggCACAGAGGGCACGCCCCTCCCTGGAGACCACACCCCCTGCTTCCCCTGCTTCTGAAGGAGGCTGAAGACTACCTTGGAAgttcagagaaggagaaagaaaaaaggcaggagggagaaggagaaaaaagagatgaaaacaggcaaaggggggaagaaagagaagagagaaaatgaatgattgggttgctgtgagttttcagggctgtatggccatgctcctgaagcattccctcctgacgtttcgcctgcatctatggcaggcaccctctgtGGTTGCGAAgtctgggggttggactggatggctcatgaggtctcttccaactccatgattctatgattctaggtggatGAATTAACTTTCCCAGTGACTGTGACTGTGAAGAACTGTGAAAAACCAATTTCATCAATGGAAAAGGCAATCAAGACATGAGAGGTGGTACATATGGTAAAATTATTGACATGACTAAAACTCCAGAAAAGACAACTGAATTATGGAATACTGAGGGTTTCTTATATATTATAGTGATCACAAGCTTCAAAACACTATCAATGATACATAACATTTAGATTATAAGTATAAAATTTCCCAAAGCACaggtgcaatttatttatttaactatttatttactacatttatatgccacttttctccccctagggcagtgtttctcaaccttggggtcgggacccctggggggagtCACCAGgggagtgtcagaggggtcgccaaaaaccagtattttctgttggtcatgaggcttctgtgtgggaagtttggcccaattctatcattggtggggttcaataggtagctgaactataaatcccagcaactacaactcccaaaaggtctattttccccaaattataccagtgttcaaatttgagcaCATTGAGTATTCATactgagtttggtccagatcaatcactGTTTGGAGTcctcagtgttctctggatgtaggtgaactacaactccaaaagtcaaggtcagtgcccaccaaacccttccagtattttctgctggtcatgggaattctgtgtgctaagtttggcttaattccattgttggtggggttcaaaatgctctttgattgtaggtgaactataaatcccagcaactaaaacttccatattacaaaatcacCCCCCaaacaaccccaccagtattcaaatttcagcatatcatgtatttgtgctaaatttggtcctgtgaatgaaaatacatccggcatatcagatatttacattacgattcataacagtagcaaaattatagttatgaagtagcgatGAAAACAATATTATGGTtgagagtcaccacaacatgaggaaagcgaatatgcgaatatgttggataataaggagggattaaggaaaagcctattaaacatcaaattaggttatgattttacaaattaagcaccaaaacatcatgttatacaacaaatttgacagaaaaagtagttcaatgcacagtaatgctacgtagtaattactgtatttacgaatttagcaccaaaacatcacaatgtattgaaaacactgactacaaaaacattgactactaaaatgcagactgcgttggaaaatccagagtgttggataagcgaatgttggataaatgagactctactgtatttaaaataattattacagATTATTTGCCTCTTTTTTGGAAATACCAACAACGTTCTCATATACCATTTTTTCCATCAATCCAAATTTGCACTTTTTCCACAGAGTCATATACTCTATTCCCCACTGGGAACGAACATGGTTGCATTGCTCTTGAACAACTCCAGTCAAAAGCTCACTTCATGTAGCTGTAAATGCTTTACAATATTCCAACAGGGCTACAGAGGCATAGACACAATGCAgcaattatatttatttcagaaaTCATGTCAGTGTAATCTTGTCCTTCAATAACAGGGTTGCAAATGGAGAATGGATATGATTACCatggttttttttctgtgtcaggagcaacttgagtcgcttctgaagtgagaatcatagaatcctagaatagtagagttggaagagacctcatgggacatccaaccccctgctaagaagcaggaaatcgcattcaaagcacccccgacagatggccatccagcctctgcttaaaagcctccaaagaaggagcctccaccacagtccgggggagagagttccactgtcgaacagatttcacagtgaggaagttcttcctgatgttcaggtggaatctcctttcctgtagtttgaagccattgttccgtgtcctagtctgcagggcagcagaaaacaagcttgctccctcctccctatgacttcccttcacgtatttgtacatggctatcatgtctcctctcagccttctcttctgcaggctaaacatgcccagctctttaaacctctcctcatagggcttgttctccagacccttaatcattttagtcgcccttctctggacgctttccagcttgtcaacatctcccttcaactgtggtgcccagaattggacgcagtattccaggtgtggtctgaccaaggcagaatagagggggagcatgacttccctggatctagacgctattcccctattgatgcaggacagaatcccgttggcttttttagctgccgcatcacattgttggctcatgtttaacttgttgtccacgaggactccaaggtctttttcgcacacactgctgtcaagccaggcgtcccctggcttgacagcagtgaattggccatctgcaggacattgtccaggggacgcccggatgtttttttgatgtttttaccatccttgtgggaggcttctcttatgtccctgcatggagctggagctgatagagggagctcatccgcactctcctggggtgggatttgaacctggcagcttt
Protein-coding sequences here:
- the LOC100560238 gene encoding epidermal differentiation-specific protein, with amino-acid sequence MNKIIVYEHEDFNGLRKEFISDVPDLGSVDFGDCISSLKVIGQPWLAFRDANYQGPPAAFEEGEYKHIPLNNQISSLRLVTEDLENPQITLYQNKKFEGESKVITEETNLTYGYFNNKASSHIVQRGAWLLYENANRSGWFCIAREGTKNPDYGPIFNFHDKCSHVYPLKAGRPVITTKILWDRKKVESESEVLIDEFSGINATDYEQTFTSSNSRVYEAATSHSFKFLVPNLHIDEKFNLSIDPNTTITVEKGKPESTLTVDKVEVTVPVKIPPHSELNVQVMRKLVTASAPVEISITRNGKRKTEIGEYRSVSGRSINTKYVVKPIEMKKQI